The Primulina tabacum isolate GXHZ01 chromosome 7, ASM2559414v2, whole genome shotgun sequence genome includes a window with the following:
- the LOC142551841 gene encoding uncharacterized protein LOC142551841 isoform X1, with protein sequence MASCDDDFSILDDHQTPHTVQPSATVTAQTPPFNISPYDNDSDPFDSEPDPNPVSGKRIIDREDIHGVTSKRTRSHSSASAAGDYRKDREEWSDAAIACLLEAYSEKFVQLNRGNLRGRDWEEVAAVVSDRCEKQTKTVEQCKNKVDNLKKRYKLERHRLSNGGVSVSHWPWLKQMEQIVGNSLAAKAAAEEEKSPGGSSYSIRQSKRLGTSSTSPGGQVMSAKPKSSSLRWRRVVFKVSGAALAGTAPNNMDPKVAMLIAREVSIACRVGVEVAVVVGGRNFFCGDTWVTSTGLDRCTAYQIGMMATVMNSILLQSALEKLGVQTRVQSAFSMPEVAEPYSRQRAIRHLEKGRVVIFGGIGAGTGNPLFSTDTAAALRASEIHADAVLKGTNVDGVYICDSRNENITAEHISFRDLASRGASPMDMMAMTFCEENMIPVVIFNLHEPGNISRALCGEQVGTLISQTGPTKLMFIFSCWLHTVIE encoded by the exons ATGGCCTCTTGTGACGACGATTTTTCCATCCTCGACGATCACCAAACCCCCCACACCGTCCAGCCCTCTGCCACCGTCACCGCTCAAACGCCACCTTTTAACATCAGCCCTTACGACAATGATTCCGATCCGTTCGATTCAGAACCTGACCCCAACCCTGTCTCCGGAAAACGCATCATTGATCGGGAAGATATACACGGTGTTACGTCTAAAAGGACGAGATCGCATTCATCCGCTTCCGCCGCCGGAGACTACAGGAAGGACCGGGAGGAATGGAGTGACGCCGCGATCGCGTGTTTGCTGGAGGCTTACTCGGAGAAGTTTGTGCAGTTGAATAGAGGGAACTTGAGAGGTAGGGATTGGGAGGAGGTGGCTGCGGTGGTGAGCGACAGGTGCGAGAAGCAAACGAAGACTGTGGAACAGTGTAAGAACAAGGTTGACAATTTGAAGAAGCGGTACAAATTGGAGAGGCATCGATTGAGCAATGGTGGCGTATCGGTGAGTCACTGGCCTTGGTTGAAGCAGATGGAGCAGATCGTGGGCAACTCTCTTGCAGCCAAAGCAGCTGCCGAAGAAGAGAAGTCCCCCGGTGGATCCTCTTACTCCATCAGACAGTCCAAAAG ACTAGGAACATCATCTACCAGTCCTGGTGGTCAGGTTATGAGCGCGAAGCCAAAATCATCGAGTCTTAGGTGGCGAAGAGTTGTGTTCAAAGTTAGTGGCGCCGCTCTTGCTGGTACTGCTCCTAATAATATGGATCCAAAG gTGGCCATGCTGATTGCTAGAGAAGTCTCGATTGCTTGCCGTGTTGGTGTCGAG GTGGCCGTTGTTGTTGGTGGCCGCAACTTCTTTTGCGGTGACACATGGGTAACATCGACTGGGTTGGATAGGTGTACTGCATATCAGATTGG AATGATGGCGACTGTGATGAATTCCATACTGCTCCAGTCAGCATTGGAGAAGTTGGGGGTGCAGACACGTGTGCAGAGTGCATTTTCTATGCCTGAGGTTGCTGAGCCATATAGTAGGCAACGAGCCATCCGGCATCTTGAAAAAGGAAGAGTTGTAATTTTTGGTGGCATTGGAGCTGGCACCGGAAATCCACTTTTTTCCACCGATACTGCTGCAGCTCTCCGGGCTTCAGAGA TTCATGCTGATGCAGTCTTGAAAGGTACAAACGTGGACGGCGTCTACATTTGTGACTCTAGAAACGAAAATATTACAGCCGAGCACATTTCTTTCAGAGACTTGGCTTCTAGAGGTGCATCTCCTATGGACATGATGGCCATGACATTCTGTGAGGAGAATATGATTCCAG TTGTCATTTTCAATCTTCACGAGCCTGGAAATATATCAAGGGCATTATGTGGAGAACAGGTCGGTACTCTAATCAGTCAAACTGGACCCACTAAGCTAATGTTCATTTTCAGCTGCTGGTTACATACGGTGATTGAATGA
- the LOC142551841 gene encoding uncharacterized protein LOC142551841 isoform X2, which produces MASCDDDFSILDDHQTPHTVQPSATVTAQTPPFNISPYDNDSDPFDSEPDPNPVSGKRIIDREDIHGVTSKRTRSHSSASAAGDYRKDREEWSDAAIACLLEAYSEKFVQLNRGNLRGRDWEEVAAVVSDRCEKQTKTVEQCKNKVDNLKKRYKLERHRLSNGGVSVSHWPWLKQMEQIVGNSLAAKAAAEEEKSPGGSSYSIRQSKRLGTSSTSPGGQVMSAKPKSSSLRWRRVVFKVSGAALAGTAPNNMDPKVAMLIAREVSIACRVGVEVAVVVGGRNFFCGDTWVTSTGLDRCTAYQIGMMATVMNSILLQSALEKLGVQTRVQSAFSMPEVAEPYSRQRAIRHLEKGRVVIFGGIGAGTGNPLFSTDTAAALRASEIHADAVLKGTNVDGVYICDSRNENITAEHISFRDLASRGASPMDMMAMTFFVIFNLHEPGNISRALCGEQVGTLISQTGPTKLMFIFSCWLHTVIE; this is translated from the exons ATGGCCTCTTGTGACGACGATTTTTCCATCCTCGACGATCACCAAACCCCCCACACCGTCCAGCCCTCTGCCACCGTCACCGCTCAAACGCCACCTTTTAACATCAGCCCTTACGACAATGATTCCGATCCGTTCGATTCAGAACCTGACCCCAACCCTGTCTCCGGAAAACGCATCATTGATCGGGAAGATATACACGGTGTTACGTCTAAAAGGACGAGATCGCATTCATCCGCTTCCGCCGCCGGAGACTACAGGAAGGACCGGGAGGAATGGAGTGACGCCGCGATCGCGTGTTTGCTGGAGGCTTACTCGGAGAAGTTTGTGCAGTTGAATAGAGGGAACTTGAGAGGTAGGGATTGGGAGGAGGTGGCTGCGGTGGTGAGCGACAGGTGCGAGAAGCAAACGAAGACTGTGGAACAGTGTAAGAACAAGGTTGACAATTTGAAGAAGCGGTACAAATTGGAGAGGCATCGATTGAGCAATGGTGGCGTATCGGTGAGTCACTGGCCTTGGTTGAAGCAGATGGAGCAGATCGTGGGCAACTCTCTTGCAGCCAAAGCAGCTGCCGAAGAAGAGAAGTCCCCCGGTGGATCCTCTTACTCCATCAGACAGTCCAAAAG ACTAGGAACATCATCTACCAGTCCTGGTGGTCAGGTTATGAGCGCGAAGCCAAAATCATCGAGTCTTAGGTGGCGAAGAGTTGTGTTCAAAGTTAGTGGCGCCGCTCTTGCTGGTACTGCTCCTAATAATATGGATCCAAAG gTGGCCATGCTGATTGCTAGAGAAGTCTCGATTGCTTGCCGTGTTGGTGTCGAG GTGGCCGTTGTTGTTGGTGGCCGCAACTTCTTTTGCGGTGACACATGGGTAACATCGACTGGGTTGGATAGGTGTACTGCATATCAGATTGG AATGATGGCGACTGTGATGAATTCCATACTGCTCCAGTCAGCATTGGAGAAGTTGGGGGTGCAGACACGTGTGCAGAGTGCATTTTCTATGCCTGAGGTTGCTGAGCCATATAGTAGGCAACGAGCCATCCGGCATCTTGAAAAAGGAAGAGTTGTAATTTTTGGTGGCATTGGAGCTGGCACCGGAAATCCACTTTTTTCCACCGATACTGCTGCAGCTCTCCGGGCTTCAGAGA TTCATGCTGATGCAGTCTTGAAAGGTACAAACGTGGACGGCGTCTACATTTGTGACTCTAGAAACGAAAATATTACAGCCGAGCACATTTCTTTCAGAGACTTGGCTTCTAGAGGTGCATCTCCTATGGACATGATGGCCATGACATTCT TTGTCATTTTCAATCTTCACGAGCCTGGAAATATATCAAGGGCATTATGTGGAGAACAGGTCGGTACTCTAATCAGTCAAACTGGACCCACTAAGCTAATGTTCATTTTCAGCTGCTGGTTACATACGGTGATTGAATGA
- the LOC142551844 gene encoding leucine-rich repeat receptor-like protein kinase PXC1, whose product MDLYLIFLLPLLLSDTGATTDTDALSLFRSQTDLHGTLLSNWTTTTTACAANWTGVKCTNDRVTTLSLPYLNLRGPIDALSSLDQLRFIDLRGNRLNGTLTPISRCINLKLIYLSGNDFSGEIPLEFWSLHRLLRLDLSNNNLQGSIPFNLSKLSRLLTLHLQNNEISGTIPDSLDSLPQLKQLNLSNNELYGMVPKTSQSKFGDKSFFGNEGLCGNNPFPQCSYTGGRPASPQTVLSNPSSLPSSSSTTIEESSSKHHKRLGNGAIIAIVVANSVLLLVIASFAVAYCCGKYSRDSNSITGSEGGKRRNGHSGEKRVYANTGGGESDGTNATDKSRLVFFDRKKQFELEDLLRASAELLGKGSLGTVYKAVLDDGCIVAVKRLKDANPCARKEFEQYMDVIGKIRHPNIVRFRAYYYAREEKLLVYDYLPNGSLHSLLHGNRGPGRIPLDWTTRISLILGAARGLARIHEEYAASRIPHGNVKSSNVLLDKNGVSCISDFGLSLLLNPVHAIARLGGYRAPEQAEIKRLSQKSDVYSFGVLLLEVLTGKVPSQHSSPNRARVREEETSIDLPKWVQSVVRDEWTAEVFDPELLRYKNIEEELVSMLHVAMACVVPQPEKRPTMTEAVKMIEEIRVEQSPLGEDYDESRTSLSPSLPTTEDALA is encoded by the exons ATGGACCTCTACTTGATTTTTCTCCTCCCACTCCTCCTCAGCGATACCGGTGCCACCACCGACACCGACGCCCTCTCCCTCTTCCGGTCCCAAACAGACCTCCACGGAACACTCCTCTCCAACTGGACCACCACCACAACAGCATGCGCGGCCAATTGGACGGGCGTGAAGTGCACCAACGACCGTGTGACCACCCTCTCCCTCCCTTACCTTAACCTCCGCGGCCCCATTGACGCGCTCTCATCATTGGACCAGCTACGTTTCATTGATTTGCGTGGCAACCGGCTGAATGGCACCCTCACTCCGATCTCCCGATGCATTAACCTCAAGCTCATCTACCTCTCTGGAAACGACTTTTCTGGCGAAATACCTCTAGAATTTTGGTCCCTCCACCGGCTCCTTCGCCTTGATCTCTCCAACAACAATCTCCAAGGTTCGATCCCGTTCAACCTCTCCAAATTATCCCGCTTGCTCACTCTTCACCTCCAAAACAATGAGATTTCAGGGACAATCCCAGACTCGCTTGATTCACTTCCACAGCTTAAACAATTGAATCTGTCGAACAATGAACTGTATGGAATGGTTCCAAAGACTTCACAATCAAAATTCGGTGACAAGAGTTTTTTTGGCAATGAAGGGCTCTGTGGGAACAACCCTTTTCCCCAGTGTTCATACACCGGTGGACGACCGGCATCACCACAAACTGTACTGTCAAATCCCAGTTCTCTTCCCTCATCATCAAGTACAACGATTGAAGAGTCATCAAGCAAGCATCATAAAAGACTCGGCAATGGAGCAATAATAGCAATAGTGGTGGCAAATTCAGTCCTTTTACTGGTGATAGCGTCTTTTGCGGTAGCATACTGCTGTGGGAAGTACTCGAGAGACTCAAATTCAATAACGGGAAGTGAGGGCGGGAAGAGAAGAAATGGCCACTCGGGGGAAAAGAGAGTGTATGCTAATACCGGAGGGGGAGAAAGTGATGGTACAAATGCCACTGATAAGAGTAGACTAGTGTTTTTTGACAGGAAAAAGCAATTTGAACTTGAAGATTTGCTCCGGGCATCGGCTGAACTGCTTGGTAAAGGGAGTCTAGGGACTGTCTATAAAGCCGTGCTTGATGATGGATGCATCGTGGCTGTCAAAAGGCTCAAGGATGCAAATCCTTGTGCTAGGAAAGAGTTTGAGCAGTACATGGACGTGATTGGAAAGATTAGACATCCTAATATAGTGAGATTTAGAGCCTATTATTATGCAAGGGAAGAGAAGTTGCTTGTTTACGATTATCTGCCTAATGGGAGCTTACATTCACTTCTCCATG GAAACAGAGGACCTGGGAGAATACCACTGGATTGGACTACAAGAATCAGCTTAATTCTCGGGGCAGCTCGAGGGCTCGCAAGAATTCATGAAGAGTATGCAGCTTCTAGAATTCCTCATGGCAATGTGAAATCATCAAACGTATTACTAGATAAAAATGGAGTTTCTTGCATTTCGGATTTTGGGTTGTCGTTACTTTTGAATCCCGTGCATGCCATAGCTAGATTGGGAGGCTACAGAGCGCCAGAGCAAGCAGAAATCAAGAGACTTTCACAAAAGTCCGATGTTTACAGCTTTGGAGTGCTGTTACTAGAAGTACTCACAGGGAAGGTTCCATCACAACATTCTTCCCCTAACCGGGCTAGAGTTAGGGAGGAGGAAACATCAATTGATTTACCGAAATGGGTTCAGTCTGTTGTGCGGGACGAGTGGACGGCAGAAGTGTTCGATCCAGAATTGTTGAGGTACAAGAATATCGAGGAAGAATTGGTGTCGATGCTTCATGTGGCGATGGCTTGTGTGGTACCACAGCCTGAAAAAAGGCCCACAATGACTGAAGCTGTTAAAATGATAGAGGAGATAAGGGTGGAGCAATCTCCTTTAGGGGAAGATTACGATGAATCTCGTACATCACTTTCCCCCTCGCTTCCGACAACGGAAGATGCGTTGGCTTGA
- the LOC142550768 gene encoding cytochrome P450 76A1-like codes for MAELLRNPQTLRKLQSDLRTLIPPDKKLEEQHLDHLPYLKAVIKETLRLHPPLPFLVPHMAMDPCKMSGYYIPKETQILVNVWAIGRDPKTWKDPLEFKPERFLDPSMIDYKGQNFEYIPFGSGRRMCPAMPLASRLLPMVVGSVVHLFDWALAGGMRPDEMDMSEKSGFTLRKGISLKAIPVPYQDNKC; via the coding sequence ATGGCGGAGCTCCTCCGCAACCCCCAAACTCTTCGAAAACTCCAATCCGACCTCCGAACCCTAATACCACCTGACAAAAAGCTCGAAGAACAACACCTAGATCACCTCCCATACCTAAAAGCAGTCATCAAAGAAACACTAAGACTTCACCCACCCCTCCCATTTTTAGTCCCCCACATGGCCATGGATCCATGCAAGATGTCAGGCTACTATATCCCGAAAGAAACCCAAATTCTTGTTAACGTTTGGGCCATTGGAAGAGACCCTAAAACGTGGAAAGACCCTTTGGAGTTTAAACCAGAGAGGTTTCTGGACCCAAGCATGATTGATTACAAAGGGCAGAACTTCGAGTATATACCGTTCGGATCAGGGCGTCGGATGTGCCCGGCCATGCCTCTTGCCTCTCGCTTGCTGCCAATGgttgtgggctcggtggtgcaCTTGTTTGATTGGGCGTTGGCGGGTGGGATGAGGCCTGATGAAATGGATATGAGCGAAAAGAGTGGGTTTACTTTGAGGAAAGGAATTTCACTGAAGGCCATACCAGTTCCGTATCAAGACAACAAGTGCTAG